ATAACAAAAACAGGGGTGAAGTTGAGACCGGCATTGCTGTTTTCTGTAGACATACCAATTAATGCATTCAGATTTTCAGATGTAGGAACTCCTCCTGACAAGATGTTGATTTTTCCTTCATCTTTTGTTTCAAACCATTCTTCTACAGCATTCAGGAAGTCTTTTTCTGTTTTATTATTGTAGATGTGTGCTAAATCTGAGATTAATCGGGTGTATTTTTCGTCTGCTCTTTCCGGGATATAGTTGAATCTCATCTGCAGAGAAATATCATCAGGGTACTTTTCTAAAAGATTTTCCACCAATTTATGAGCATCTTTACAGAACCCACAGTAGGGATTGGAAACGATAGAAATACGAAGTCTTGCATCCTTTTTACCTACAGAAAAAGTATGGGTATCCTGAAATTCTATTTTCTCCTTTTGCAATAACTGATCTTTAAACAATTCATAATTTCTTTTGAATCTAAGGTTTTTCGCATTGGACTTTTGAAGCTCCTCTTTCTGTTCCAATATGGAATTGAAGTAAATAACTGTTGAGAAAATCAGTACCCATAAAATTACGATGAGCAAAAGTGTTCCGATTTCAAATGGAAGATTTTGAAAGAAAAAACTGGTGATGGCCAATTGACCGATTAAGATGGAGATAATTAAAAGACAAACTCTACAGAAAGCTTTTTCAACAAAAGCCTGAATATACAGAGAGTAGCCAATAGCCAATATTGAAACGATCGTAAATCCTTTTACAATATAGGCGGTTCCCGGTAAGAATAGTCCTAATACAGAAAGTCCTGTAAAATAAATTAGCGAAAAATCAGAAAATTTTAAACCTAAAATACTGGTTTTGTCCTGTTTTATAATTTTATCGCAGGCATTAACGGTTTGGGTAGCGGTGGGGACACCACATATACTTCCAATTACAGTAGAACTATTTCCGAATTTTTGATTAAATATTTCCAACGAGATATAAACTCCTGCCAGTGAAAGAAGATTAAA
This genomic interval from Chryseobacterium joostei contains the following:
- a CDS encoding thioredoxin domain-containing protein — translated: MIFDKLINYLKLDKQEFVFQFNSHPNYPSALAFSDTLNFMGVKNDAYELDKEYWNELPEEFIAIVENSFSLVKKSGNSYSVYSEKTKTLNQEELYNKSTNFVLLFEKAEKADNKLAFNFTPILYAIFAIILIYSLLSLQIYEAIFNLLSLAGVYISLEIFNQKFGNSSTVIGSICGVPTATQTVNACDKIIKQDKTSILGLKFSDFSLIYFTGLSVLGLFLPGTAYIVKGFTIVSILAIGYSLYIQAFVEKAFCRVCLLIISILIGQLAITSFFFQNLPFEIGTLLLIVILWVLIFSTVIYFNSILEQKEELQKSNAKNLRFKRNYELFKDQLLQKEKIEFQDTHTFSVGKKDARLRISIVSNPYCGFCKDAHKLVENLLEKYPDDISLQMRFNYIPERADEKYTRLISDLAHIYNNKTEKDFLNAVEEWFETKDEGKINILSGGVPTSENLNALIGMSTENSNAGLNFTPVFVINGYQYPEKYDREDIVFFVDELIEDEDF